A genomic segment from Streptomyces antibioticus encodes:
- a CDS encoding DUF5955 family protein: protein MTDGDEDRRVSELWHAVSRLRRELAAHPAEFADRDIAEEELAALAAMAAGGTPEIPRLRRSLLLVAGAIGSVSALTRGLAEVRRAVELFGGSPRPGD from the coding sequence GTGACCGACGGCGACGAGGACCGGCGGGTTTCGGAGCTGTGGCACGCGGTGTCCCGGCTGCGCCGCGAACTCGCCGCGCACCCGGCCGAGTTCGCGGACCGGGACATCGCCGAGGAGGAACTCGCCGCGCTGGCCGCGATGGCCGCCGGCGGCACACCCGAGATACCGCGCCTGCGCCGCTCCCTGCTGCTCGTCGCGGGCGCGATCGGCTCGGTCAGCGCGCTGACGCGGGGTCTGGCGGAGGTGCGCCGGGCGGTGGAGCTGTTCGGGGGGTCGCCGCGGCCGGGCGACTGA
- a CDS encoding IclR family transcriptional regulator: MPRSSASTTDSAKSTGGGVQSLERAFDLLERMADAGGEVGLSELSAHSGLPLPTIHRLMRTLVSCGYVRQQPNRRYALGPRLIRLGESASRLLGTWARPYLARLVEVTGETANMALLDGDEIVYVAQVPSKHSMRMFTEVGRRVLPHSTGVGKALLAGFPDAEVRALLQRTGMPAATEKTLTTPEEFLAALAEVRRSGYAVDDNEQEIGVRCLAVSVPDSPTAAAISISGPAGRVTEAATDKIVPVLKQVATELSEALASQNPS, translated from the coding sequence GTGCCGAGGTCGAGCGCCAGCACCACCGACTCCGCCAAGTCCACCGGCGGAGGCGTCCAGTCCCTCGAGCGCGCCTTCGACCTCCTGGAGCGCATGGCCGACGCGGGCGGCGAGGTCGGCCTGAGCGAACTGTCCGCCCACAGCGGGCTGCCGCTGCCCACCATCCACCGGCTGATGCGCACCCTGGTCTCCTGCGGATACGTCCGTCAGCAGCCCAACCGGCGGTACGCGCTGGGCCCCCGGCTGATCCGGCTCGGCGAGTCGGCGTCCCGGCTGCTCGGCACCTGGGCCCGGCCGTATCTGGCCCGGCTGGTCGAGGTGACCGGCGAGACGGCGAACATGGCACTGCTCGACGGCGACGAGATCGTGTACGTGGCGCAGGTGCCGTCCAAGCACTCGATGCGGATGTTCACCGAGGTCGGCCGGCGGGTGCTGCCGCACTCCACGGGCGTCGGCAAGGCCCTGCTCGCCGGCTTCCCCGACGCCGAGGTGCGCGCCCTGCTCCAGCGCACCGGCATGCCCGCCGCGACCGAGAAGACCCTCACCACCCCGGAGGAATTCCTCGCGGCGCTCGCCGAGGTGCGGCGGTCGGGCTACGCCGTGGACGACAACGAGCAGGAGATCGGCGTGCGCTGCCTGGCCGTGTCGGTGCCCGACTCCCCCACGGCGGCGGCCATCTCCATCTCGGGTCCGGCGGGACGGGTCACGGAGGCGGCCACCGACAAGATCGTGCCGGTCCTGAAGCAGGTCGCGACGGAACTCTCCGAGGCCCTCGCGAGCCAGAACCCCTCCTGA
- the allB gene encoding allantoinase AllB: MSDAELVLRSTRVVTPEGTRAASVAVSAGRVTAVLPYDAPVPEGARREDFGDDVLLPGLVDTHVHVNDPGRTHWEGFWTATRAAAAGGITTLVDMPLNSLPPTTTAEHLRVKREVAADKAHIDVGFWGGALPDNVKDLRPLHDAGVFGFKAFLSPSGVDEFPHLGRTELARSLAEIAGFGGLLIVHAEDPDHLNAAPRHGGSKYADFLASRPRGAEDTAIAALIAEAARLHARVHVLHLSSADALPLIRAAKADGVRLTVETCPHYLTLTAEEVPDGASEFKCCPPIREAANQDLLWQALADGTIDCVVTDHSPSTADLKTADFATAWGGISGLQLSLSAVWTAARARGHGLEDVVHWMSARTAELVGLDGRKGAIAPGHDADFAVLAPDAAFTVDPAALHHRNPVTAYAGRTLYGVVRSTWLRGQRVYADGEFTAPRGELLTRTVSSRSGRPLERKT; the protein is encoded by the coding sequence GTGTCCGACGCCGAACTGGTGCTGCGTTCGACGCGGGTCGTCACCCCGGAGGGGACACGCGCCGCCTCGGTCGCCGTCTCCGCCGGACGCGTCACGGCCGTCCTGCCGTACGACGCACCCGTCCCCGAGGGCGCCCGGCGCGAGGACTTCGGCGACGACGTCCTGCTGCCCGGCCTGGTCGACACGCACGTCCATGTCAACGACCCCGGCCGCACGCACTGGGAGGGCTTCTGGACCGCGACGCGCGCGGCGGCGGCCGGCGGCATCACCACCCTCGTCGACATGCCGCTCAACTCCCTGCCGCCGACCACCACGGCCGAACACCTGCGCGTGAAGCGGGAGGTCGCGGCCGACAAGGCGCACATCGACGTCGGCTTCTGGGGCGGCGCCCTGCCCGACAACGTCAAGGACCTGCGCCCGCTGCACGACGCCGGGGTGTTCGGCTTCAAGGCGTTCCTGTCACCCTCCGGCGTGGACGAGTTCCCGCACCTCGGCCGGACCGAACTGGCCCGCTCCCTCGCCGAGATCGCCGGTTTCGGCGGGCTGCTGATCGTGCACGCCGAGGACCCGGACCACCTGAACGCCGCACCGCGGCACGGCGGTTCGAAGTACGCCGACTTCCTCGCCTCCCGGCCCCGAGGCGCGGAGGACACCGCGATCGCCGCGCTGATCGCCGAGGCCGCCCGTCTGCACGCACGCGTGCACGTCCTGCATCTGTCCTCGGCGGACGCGCTGCCGCTGATCCGCGCGGCGAAGGCGGACGGCGTGCGCCTCACCGTCGAGACCTGCCCCCACTACCTCACCCTCACCGCCGAGGAAGTCCCGGACGGCGCCAGCGAGTTCAAGTGCTGCCCGCCCATCCGCGAGGCCGCCAACCAGGATCTGCTCTGGCAGGCGCTGGCCGACGGGACGATCGACTGTGTGGTCACCGACCACTCCCCGTCCACCGCCGACCTCAAGACCGCCGACTTCGCGACCGCCTGGGGCGGCATCTCCGGCCTCCAACTGAGCCTTTCCGCCGTCTGGACGGCGGCCCGCGCACGCGGACACGGCCTGGAGGACGTGGTCCACTGGATGTCGGCGCGCACGGCGGAACTCGTCGGCCTCGACGGCCGCAAGGGCGCCATCGCGCCGGGCCACGACGCCGACTTCGCCGTCCTCGCGCCCGACGCGGCCTTCACCGTCGACCCGGCCGCCCTCCACCACCGTAACCCTGTCACCGCGTACGCAGGCCGCACCCTGTACGGCGTCGTGCGGTCGACCTGGCTGCGCGGTCAACGCGTCTACGCGGACGGCGAGTTCACCGCGCCGCGCGGCGAACTCCTCACCCGCACCGTCTCCTCTCGCTCCGGCCGACCCCTGGAAAGGAAGACCTGA
- the alc gene encoding allantoicase, producing MAAIPHFTGDANPYGGGDPYADYRTADFPFTHHADLADRRLGAAVVAAGDEFFAQRENLLLPGRAEFDPEHFGHKGKIMDGWETRRRRGVSADHPWPADDDHDWALVRLGAPGVVRGIVVDTAHFRGNYPQAVSVEGASVAGTPSERELLGGDVKWTTLVPRTPVGGHAANGFAVSVEQRFTHLRVNQHPDGGIARLRVYGEVVPDPAWLAVLGTFDVVALENGGRAEDASNLFYSPASNTIQPGRSRKMDDGWETRRRRDRGHDWIRYRLAAQAEIRALEIDTAYLKGNSAGWASVSVRDGGEEVSGEWTEILPRTRLQPDTNHRFVLPAPVVGTHARVDIYPDGGISRLRLFGSLTEEGAARLAARHQELGG from the coding sequence GTGGCAGCGATCCCGCACTTCACCGGCGACGCGAACCCCTACGGCGGCGGCGACCCGTACGCGGACTACCGCACGGCCGACTTCCCCTTCACCCACCACGCCGACCTCGCCGACCGGCGGCTCGGCGCGGCCGTCGTCGCCGCCGGGGACGAGTTCTTCGCCCAGCGCGAGAACCTGCTGCTGCCCGGGCGCGCCGAGTTCGACCCCGAGCACTTCGGCCACAAGGGCAAGATCATGGACGGCTGGGAGACCCGCCGCCGCCGGGGCGTCTCCGCCGACCACCCGTGGCCCGCCGACGACGACCACGACTGGGCCCTGGTCCGGCTGGGCGCGCCCGGTGTGGTCCGCGGGATCGTCGTCGACACGGCCCACTTCCGCGGCAACTACCCGCAGGCCGTCTCCGTCGAGGGCGCCTCGGTCGCCGGCACCCCCTCCGAGCGGGAACTGCTGGGCGGCGACGTCAAGTGGACGACCCTGGTCCCGCGCACGCCCGTCGGCGGGCACGCGGCGAACGGTTTCGCCGTCTCCGTGGAGCAGCGCTTCACCCACCTGCGGGTCAACCAGCACCCGGACGGCGGCATCGCCCGGCTGCGTGTGTACGGCGAGGTCGTCCCCGATCCCGCCTGGCTGGCGGTCCTCGGCACCTTCGATGTCGTCGCCCTGGAGAACGGCGGCCGGGCCGAGGACGCGTCGAACCTCTTCTACTCCCCGGCGTCGAACACCATCCAGCCCGGCCGCTCCCGGAAGATGGACGACGGCTGGGAGACCCGGCGCCGCCGCGACCGCGGCCACGACTGGATCCGCTACCGGCTGGCGGCGCAGGCCGAGATCCGCGCCCTGGAGATCGACACGGCGTATCTGAAGGGCAACAGCGCGGGGTGGGCGTCGGTCTCGGTCCGGGACGGCGGGGAGGAAGTAAGCGGTGAGTGGACCGAGATCCTGCCGCGCACGCGCCTCCAGCCCGACACCAACCACCGTTTCGTGCTCCCGGCTCCGGTCGTCGGCACCCACGCGCGCGTGGACATCTACCCCGACGGTGGCATCTCGCGGCTGCGGCTGTTCGGTTCGCTCACCGAGGAGGGCGCGGCCCGGCTGGCGGCGCGCCACCAGGAGCTGGGCGGCTGA
- a CDS encoding dihydrofolate reductase family protein gives MGKLVSQIFVTLDGVYQAPGGPGEDTRGGFEHGGWSFPYGDEDFGRFVDEVFGRVGAFLLGRRTYDIFASYWPKVTDPDNPVATKLNALPKYVVSTTLTDPEWNATTVVDGDLVKEITALKERTDGELQVHGSGALVRSLLDLGLLDTIHVLTFPVVLGSGLRLFPEGTVPTAFRRTSGRVTPAGVSLQTYDTDGSPRYGTYALPDDE, from the coding sequence ATGGGCAAGCTCGTCTCCCAGATCTTCGTGACACTCGACGGCGTCTACCAGGCGCCCGGCGGCCCCGGGGAGGACACCCGCGGCGGCTTCGAGCACGGCGGCTGGAGCTTCCCGTACGGCGACGAGGACTTCGGCCGGTTCGTGGACGAGGTCTTCGGCAGGGTCGGCGCGTTCCTCCTGGGCCGCCGCACCTACGACATCTTCGCCTCCTACTGGCCCAAGGTGACCGACCCCGACAACCCCGTCGCCACGAAGCTGAACGCCCTGCCGAAGTACGTCGTCTCGACCACCCTCACCGACCCGGAGTGGAACGCCACCACGGTCGTGGACGGCGACCTCGTCAAGGAGATCACGGCGCTCAAGGAACGCACCGACGGCGAACTCCAGGTCCACGGCAGCGGCGCCCTCGTCCGCTCCCTGCTGGACCTCGGGCTCCTCGACACCATCCATGTGCTGACGTTCCCGGTGGTGCTGGGCTCCGGCCTACGCCTGTTCCCCGAGGGCACGGTGCCGACGGCCTTCCGGCGCACGTCCGGCCGCGTCACCCCCGCCGGTGTCTCCCTCCAGACGTACGACACGGACGGCAGTCCGCGGTACGGCACGTACGCGCTGCCGGACGACGAGTGA
- a CDS encoding SRPBCC family protein, whose protein sequence is MPTGLTKDAGWQIGVSRTLPHPVAVVWEFVSGPEGLALWLGPGADLTPERGTPYRTADGVTGEVRGYRPADRIRVTHGTTTVQVALAPAADGARTMLRFHQEHLTSAEERERRRTHWQHVMDRVAAALDAR, encoded by the coding sequence ATGCCCACAGGACTCACCAAGGACGCCGGCTGGCAGATCGGCGTGTCCCGCACCCTGCCCCACCCCGTGGCCGTCGTCTGGGAGTTCGTCAGCGGCCCCGAGGGACTCGCCCTCTGGCTCGGCCCCGGCGCGGACCTCACGCCGGAACGCGGCACCCCGTACCGGACGGCCGACGGGGTCACGGGCGAGGTGCGCGGCTACCGCCCCGCCGACCGCATCCGGGTCACCCACGGCACCACCACGGTCCAGGTCGCCCTGGCCCCCGCCGCCGACGGGGCCCGCACCATGCTCCGCTTCCACCAGGAGCATCTGACCAGCGCCGAGGAGCGCGAACGGCGGCGGACGCACTGGCAGCACGTCATGGACCGGGTCGCCGCCGCCCTCGACGCGCGGTGA
- a CDS encoding CGNR zinc finger domain-containing protein, translating into MDSAAKGLTLRSHTGVAYRFDPGALCLELLTTGGPGPYRRYEVLHAPVDVGAWAERSRLEPTPVPEVSEAEVAGLRELRDALFRVVDAHTRGEPYPPRDLEILNAAAARPALAPAIAPDGSRLWAGAPTGTQLAATVARDAVELLTGPFAHRIRTCAAEDCHLIYVDTSRPGRRRWCSMEHCGNRHKVRALRARHTEEG; encoded by the coding sequence ATGGACTCCGCCGCCAAGGGCCTCACCCTCCGCTCCCACACAGGCGTCGCCTATCGCTTCGATCCCGGCGCGCTGTGTCTGGAGCTGCTGACCACCGGCGGACCCGGTCCGTACCGGCGGTACGAGGTGCTGCACGCGCCCGTGGACGTGGGTGCGTGGGCGGAGCGGTCGCGGCTGGAGCCGACGCCCGTGCCGGAGGTGTCCGAGGCGGAGGTGGCCGGTCTGCGCGAGCTGCGCGACGCGCTGTTCCGGGTGGTCGACGCCCATACGCGCGGTGAGCCGTATCCGCCCCGCGACCTGGAGATCCTCAACGCGGCGGCCGCCCGCCCGGCCCTGGCCCCCGCGATCGCGCCGGACGGCAGCCGGCTGTGGGCCGGCGCTCCCACCGGGACGCAGCTCGCGGCGACCGTCGCACGGGACGCCGTCGAGCTGCTGACCGGACCCTTCGCGCACCGGATCCGCACCTGCGCCGCCGAGGACTGCCATCTGATCTACGTCGACACCTCGCGCCCCGGCCGCCGCCGCTGGTGCTCGATGGAGCACTGCGGCAACCGCCACAAGGTCAGGGCCCTGCGCGCCCGTCACACCGAGGAAGGATGA
- a CDS encoding serine/threonine-protein kinase, translated as MKTWSVPGFSEIRELGAGGSGRVVLAVETATGRRVAIKYLSEQLLEDTHFRREFRAEARLLQEIVSPHVAHLRHYVEVPHGAAMVLELVDGPSLRVLLRREGATVPEAALTVLKGSLLGLGAVHRQGIVHRDYKPENVLITTDAVSKLVDFGIAARDGSTPSAVAGTPPYMAPEQWQGRSPTAATDVYAATVTFFECVTGFRPYGGDSVAEIATGHLTADVPAWKAPEPVRPLVLRGMAKDPAERFASVDEFLDALEAMATAGYGPDWEERGRRSLASLVVALLMNLSRPRTGEPGATTELATTETTPEDAPTDIPDHRTAPGVRSSRASRRTPVVIGGAAALLVVATAAGVLANRPSANDAAHATPAFGTSSGTSAPPVGTADSSPGGPTPRHAPTHDSAPPSPPAPGTTRPKETNPGGGDASGTPGGTPRTTAPLDDDATMPSAAPPASASGVAMRVSAVHITSLKEAAPVRGAEATVTVTTTRPDPVTLELTWYDSDQAGVPGARNGSTEVYRLSGRTTYRLTTRHEFTTCPAYWGLRARSTPAALSGDIYQDMGALACILQPRG; from the coding sequence GTGAAGACCTGGTCCGTCCCCGGTTTCAGCGAGATCCGCGAGCTGGGGGCAGGTGGCAGCGGGCGCGTGGTGCTGGCCGTGGAGACCGCCACGGGCAGGCGTGTCGCCATCAAGTACCTGAGCGAACAACTGCTGGAGGACACACACTTCCGGCGGGAGTTCCGTGCCGAGGCCCGGCTGCTTCAGGAGATCGTCTCCCCCCATGTGGCGCATCTGCGCCACTACGTCGAAGTCCCGCACGGCGCTGCCATGGTCCTGGAACTGGTGGACGGTCCCAGCCTGCGGGTGCTGCTTCGACGGGAAGGCGCCACGGTGCCCGAGGCCGCGTTGACGGTCCTCAAGGGCTCGCTGCTGGGCCTGGGCGCGGTGCACCGGCAAGGCATCGTGCATCGCGACTACAAGCCCGAGAACGTACTGATCACGACCGACGCCGTGTCGAAGCTCGTGGACTTCGGCATCGCGGCCCGCGACGGCAGCACGCCCTCCGCCGTCGCCGGCACGCCCCCGTATATGGCGCCCGAGCAGTGGCAGGGCCGTTCCCCCACCGCCGCCACGGATGTGTACGCCGCGACCGTCACCTTCTTCGAGTGCGTGACCGGGTTTCGGCCCTACGGCGGCGACAGCGTGGCCGAGATCGCGACCGGGCACCTGACTGCGGACGTGCCAGCGTGGAAGGCGCCGGAACCCGTCCGCCCTCTTGTGCTCCGGGGCATGGCCAAGGACCCGGCCGAACGGTTCGCTTCCGTGGACGAGTTCCTCGACGCGTTGGAAGCCATGGCGACCGCGGGCTACGGCCCCGACTGGGAGGAACGCGGCAGGCGCTCCCTTGCCTCACTCGTCGTCGCGCTGCTGATGAACCTGTCACGCCCTCGAACCGGCGAGCCGGGGGCGACGACCGAGCTGGCAACAACGGAGACGACACCGGAAGATGCGCCGACGGACATTCCCGATCACCGCACCGCACCGGGCGTCCGCAGCAGCCGCGCCTCCCGCCGCACCCCGGTCGTCATCGGCGGCGCCGCGGCTCTGCTGGTCGTCGCCACCGCCGCAGGCGTGCTGGCGAACCGGCCGTCGGCGAACGACGCGGCCCATGCCACGCCCGCGTTCGGGACATCCAGCGGCACTTCGGCCCCGCCCGTCGGCACTGCGGATTCCTCACCAGGTGGCCCCACGCCACGTCACGCGCCCACGCACGACTCCGCCCCGCCAAGTCCCCCGGCCCCGGGCACGACGAGGCCCAAGGAAACGAACCCGGGCGGCGGCGACGCAAGCGGAACGCCCGGCGGTACGCCGCGTACGACCGCACCTCTGGACGACGACGCAACGATGCCGTCGGCCGCACCGCCCGCGTCGGCGTCCGGCGTCGCCATGCGAGTGAGCGCTGTCCATATCACTTCCCTCAAGGAGGCCGCGCCGGTCCGCGGTGCGGAGGCGACGGTCACCGTCACCACGACCCGTCCCGACCCCGTCACCCTGGAACTGACCTGGTACGACAGCGACCAGGCCGGCGTTCCCGGCGCCCGGAACGGCAGCACGGAGGTGTACCGGCTCAGCGGACGCACCACCTATCGACTCACCACGCGCCACGAGTTCACCACGTGTCCGGCGTACTGGGGCCTGCGCGCCCGCAGTACACCGGCCGCTCTCTCGGGCGACATCTATCAGGACATGGGTGCGCTCGCGTGCATCCTCCAGCCGCGCGGCTGA
- a CDS encoding MFS transporter, producing MTTDDPTRRTRTLWALTITSAAGFMIGLDNLIVTTALPAIRQDLGGGIDDLSWTVNAYTLCFAALLMTGSTLGERFGRRRMFVIGLAVFTAASAAAALAPGLPALIAARAVQGLGAAVLLPLTLTLLTVAVPAERRGMAFGIWGGVNGSAVALGPVIGGAVIDQLSWQWIFWLNVPVGLLLLPVSRLRLAESHGSARRLDVPGTLLAASGVFALVLSLVRGESAGWRSAEVLAGFVVGAVLLVVFVRWELRTSSPMLPMRLFRHRAFSVVNAIGLLNFFGLFGSVFLLTQYLQGVQGYSPVEAGVRMLPWTALPIVVTPFAGMLSDRVGSRGILVFGLALQAVGMAWYAAVTAPRVSYAAQIPPLVLSGLGMSLFLAPVANVVMSSVRSEEQGIASGASTSLRNIGGVLGVAVSGAVFSANGGYRSAALFVDGLRPALFIGATAFAVASVAALMLSNRYSRPSRHRAENLRPSGTGTAGPPSTDSRPSTPGPTTDDERQPGA from the coding sequence ATGACCACCGACGACCCGACCCGCCGCACACGGACCCTGTGGGCGCTGACGATCACCAGCGCCGCCGGCTTCATGATCGGCCTGGACAATCTCATCGTCACCACCGCCTTGCCGGCCATCCGCCAGGATCTGGGCGGAGGCATCGACGACCTCTCCTGGACCGTCAACGCCTACACGCTCTGCTTCGCCGCGCTCCTCATGACGGGCTCGACGCTGGGCGAACGGTTCGGCAGACGCCGGATGTTCGTCATCGGGCTGGCCGTCTTCACCGCGGCGTCCGCCGCCGCGGCCCTCGCTCCCGGTCTGCCCGCGCTGATCGCGGCCCGAGCCGTCCAGGGGCTGGGCGCGGCCGTGCTGCTCCCGCTGACACTGACCCTGCTGACGGTCGCCGTGCCGGCCGAGCGCAGAGGCATGGCCTTCGGCATCTGGGGCGGGGTGAACGGCAGTGCCGTCGCTCTCGGCCCTGTCATCGGCGGCGCGGTGATCGACCAGCTCTCCTGGCAGTGGATCTTCTGGCTGAACGTTCCCGTCGGTCTGCTCCTGCTGCCCGTCTCCCGGCTCCGCCTGGCCGAGAGCCACGGCAGCGCCCGCAGGCTCGACGTGCCGGGCACTCTGCTCGCCGCTTCCGGTGTCTTTGCCCTGGTGCTGTCCCTCGTACGCGGCGAGAGCGCGGGCTGGCGCAGTGCGGAAGTCCTCGCGGGCTTCGTGGTGGGTGCGGTGCTGCTCGTCGTCTTCGTGCGGTGGGAACTCCGGACCTCGTCCCCGATGCTGCCGATGCGCCTTTTCCGGCATCGGGCCTTCAGCGTGGTCAACGCCATCGGTCTGCTGAACTTCTTCGGCCTGTTCGGCTCTGTCTTCCTGCTCACCCAGTACCTCCAGGGTGTGCAGGGCTACTCCCCGGTGGAGGCAGGGGTGCGGATGCTTCCCTGGACCGCTCTGCCCATCGTGGTCACCCCGTTCGCGGGCATGCTCTCCGACCGTGTCGGCAGCCGCGGCATCCTCGTCTTCGGACTCGCCCTCCAGGCCGTGGGGATGGCCTGGTACGCGGCAGTCACAGCGCCCCGCGTGTCCTACGCCGCGCAGATACCGCCGCTGGTCCTTAGCGGGCTGGGCATGTCCCTGTTCCTGGCGCCCGTCGCCAATGTGGTGATGAGCAGCGTCCGCTCCGAGGAGCAAGGCATCGCCTCGGGCGCCAGCACCTCCCTCCGCAACATCGGCGGTGTGCTGGGGGTGGCCGTGTCCGGCGCGGTCTTCTCGGCGAACGGCGGGTACCGGTCCGCGGCCCTGTTCGTCGACGGGCTCCGTCCCGCGCTGTTCATCGGGGCCACGGCCTTCGCGGTGGCGTCCGTGGCGGCGTTGATGCTGAGCAACCGCTACTCAAGACCGTCCCGGCATCGAGCGGAGAACCTGAGACCGTCCGGCACCGGCACTGCCGGACCGCCGTCGACGGACAGCCGGCCGTCGACACCCGGACCGACGACCGACGACGAAAGGCAGCCCGGAGCGTGA
- a CDS encoding DUF998 domain-containing protein — translation MTDTAPTATRGSVLAEAAIWPAFMIVAVLHALPTGLNPLTDMVSEYALGRYSTLTKACFLAIAVSAYCLAVGLRSALPPVRAVKTATTALTVMAAATAALPFFAADPDRPSTPHGWVHLAAALLGMVSLIVAAFAVAAHTRSHSASRPSSALLTRLGFACAAVMSVSLVLMLARVFPGLTERVLILAGMVWIGAVARSLRH, via the coding sequence ATGACCGACACAGCCCCGACGGCGACCCGCGGCTCGGTGCTCGCGGAAGCTGCCATCTGGCCGGCCTTCATGATCGTGGCAGTGCTGCACGCGTTGCCGACCGGGCTCAACCCACTGACGGACATGGTCAGTGAGTACGCACTCGGCAGATACAGCACCCTCACGAAGGCATGCTTCCTGGCGATCGCGGTCTCCGCGTACTGTCTCGCCGTCGGTCTGCGCAGCGCACTGCCGCCCGTACGAGCCGTCAAAACCGCGACCACCGCGCTCACCGTCATGGCGGCGGCCACCGCGGCGCTGCCGTTCTTCGCGGCCGACCCCGACCGGCCGTCGACCCCTCACGGCTGGGTCCACCTGGCCGCGGCACTGCTCGGCATGGTGTCGCTGATCGTGGCGGCGTTCGCGGTCGCGGCGCACACCCGGTCCCACTCGGCGTCCCGCCCGTCATCGGCGCTCCTCACCCGCCTCGGCTTCGCCTGCGCGGCGGTCATGAGCGTGAGCCTCGTGCTCATGCTGGCGCGCGTGTTCCCTGGTCTCACCGAACGCGTCCTCATCCTCGCCGGAATGGTGTGGATCGGTGCCGTCGCCCGTTCACTGCGGCACTGA
- a CDS encoding tetratricopeptide repeat protein encodes MIKHESPPSLRKAIAHAEQALEAGRAEQAERLLRSALTPRPRAGAAAHGTHTAEGLEARGMLAACWRMRGRYRHAELLLSATLAAAESVTGASSPTVAWLCNQAGILGKYTGDFDIAEVRYLRALEIYQEAFGPVHDTVAMVCHNLGGLAHARGDAQAGEPWAARAVQIRTRLHGAGHLLTALDTAAWAALLDGCGRPEEAEHCLRKALAVFHDVHGPDHHDVAVTLHNLAALEHRRGELRAAVLHYADALRLKERLLGPDHPDLAPTLANTAALSEAQGDTAHAQALYGRVIHLLHHRVHATHPTLTSARAALARLAATPDERTPR; translated from the coding sequence ATGATCAAGCACGAGTCGCCGCCTTCCTTGCGCAAGGCCATCGCTCATGCCGAGCAGGCGCTGGAGGCGGGCCGGGCCGAGCAGGCGGAACGTCTGCTGCGGAGCGCGCTGACCCCCCGCCCACGGGCGGGCGCCGCCGCACACGGAACCCACACAGCAGAGGGCCTGGAGGCACGGGGCATGCTGGCCGCCTGCTGGCGCATGCGGGGCAGGTACCGGCACGCCGAACTGCTGCTCTCCGCGACACTCGCGGCGGCGGAGTCCGTCACCGGCGCTTCGTCGCCCACCGTCGCCTGGCTGTGCAACCAGGCGGGCATCCTCGGCAAATACACCGGAGACTTCGACATCGCGGAGGTCCGATACCTCCGGGCGCTGGAAATCTACCAGGAGGCGTTCGGGCCGGTCCACGACACGGTGGCCATGGTCTGCCACAACCTCGGCGGCCTGGCCCACGCCCGCGGCGACGCGCAGGCCGGGGAGCCGTGGGCCGCCCGCGCCGTACAGATCCGCACCCGGCTGCACGGCGCCGGCCATCTCCTCACGGCGCTCGACACCGCCGCGTGGGCCGCCCTGCTCGACGGCTGCGGGCGCCCGGAGGAGGCCGAGCACTGCCTGCGGAAGGCACTGGCCGTCTTCCACGACGTCCACGGCCCTGACCACCACGATGTGGCCGTCACCCTGCACAATCTCGCCGCCCTGGAACACCGACGCGGAGAGCTCCGTGCGGCGGTCCTGCACTATGCCGACGCCCTGCGCCTCAAGGAACGCCTGCTGGGCCCGGACCACCCCGACCTGGCACCGACGCTCGCCAACACGGCGGCCCTGAGCGAGGCCCAGGGCGACACGGCACACGCCCAGGCCCTGTACGGGCGGGTGATCCACCTGCTGCACCACCGGGTGCACGCCACACATCCCACCCTGACCTCGGCACGGGCGGCACTCGCCCGGCTTGCCGCCACCCCCGACGAACGGACCCCTCGATGA